In Penaeus monodon isolate SGIC_2016 chromosome 7, NSTDA_Pmon_1, whole genome shotgun sequence, the following are encoded in one genomic region:
- the LOC119575310 gene encoding probable ATP-dependent RNA helicase DDX56, which produces MDKSQEMGEVKQEEDESTLQFHEMGLDDRILEAIARLRWGEPTLIQEKAIPYVLEGKDVLAKARTGSGKTGAFVIPTIHKILEWKRSATEQMVQAIMLAPSKELCKQIKENLTQLTTLCKREVRFIDVSPTVPLEAQRPLLVDKPDIVIGTPMRILAHLNEGNLMVKDSLKMLVIDEADLMFAFDHVKEIQEILKKFPKIFQSFVTSATMFDDVKKLKTLILHNPVILRLEEPPLPTAEQLTQYVIKLSAFDKVVLVNALFRLNMIRGKTIIFVNSVDKGYRLRMYLAHFDISSCVLNSEMPVASRCHIIEQFNSGKYDIIIASDEHNLETTAGTSQAGTSKRQRNKDKESGVSRGIDFQFVSNIINFDFPLNVDSYIHRVGRTARGTNQGTALSLVAKADEDRFKEVETRLRALMPDTGPVFKDFKFDITQLDGFRYRSIDAWKRCTSIAVKETRKKEIRQELLNTSKLKTFFEDNPRDLEVLRHDVPKHGLKPMTHLKNVPEYNIPDPLRTVSKGGKRLKFNKNIPKAKLKKMSNTHRKFQEKKGNPLKSMEFTGFKKRK; this is translated from the exons GCAATTGCAAGGCTGAGATGGGGTGAGCCAACTCTGATTCAAGAGAAGGCCATTCCATATGTACTCGAGGGGAAGGATGTCCTTGCTAAGGCCCGCACGGGCTCTGGCAAGACAGGGGCTTTCGTCATACCAACAATCCACAAGATTTTGGAGTGGAAGCGTTCAGCCACAGAACAG ATGGTACAAGCTATTATGCTTGCTCCAAGCAAAGAACTGTGCAAGCAGATCAAAGAAAACCTGACTCAGTTAACCACATTGTGCAAACGAGAAGTTCGCTTCATAGATGTGTCTCCCACAGTCCCACTTGAGGCTCAACGTCCCCTTCTTGTTG ATAAGCCTGACATCGTGATTGGAACTCCAATGAGAATTCTTGCCCACCTGAATGAAGGGAATCTTATGGTCAAGGATTCTCTGAAGATGCTGGTGATTGACGAGGCTGACCTCATGTTTGCTTTTGACCATGTGAAAGAAATTCAGGAAATACTCAA AAAATTCCCAAAGATCTTCCAATCATTTGTAACGAGTGCAACCATGTTTGATGATGTGAAGAAGCTGAAGACCCTCATCCTGCACAACCCTGTCATTCTGAGGCTGGAGGAACCGCCCTTGCCAACTGCAGAACAACTCACACAGTATGTCATTAAG CTGTCTGCATTTGACAAAGTTGTTCTTGTCAATGCACTCTTCCGTCTGAATATGATCCGAGGCAAGACCATCATCTTTGTCAATAGTGTTGACAAGGGATACAG GCTAAGAATGTACCTGGCCCACTTTGACATCAGCTCATGTGTACTGAACTCAGAAATGCCTGTTGCCTCCCGATGCCACATCATAGAGCAGTTCAATAGTGGCAAATACGACATTATCATTGCCTCAGATGAGCACAATTTAGAAACAACAGCAGGAACAAGCCAGGCTGGAACAAGTAAAAG GCAGCGCAACAAAGACAAGGAATCAGGAGTGTCAAGAGGCATTGACTTCCAGTTTGTGTCAAACATCATCAACTTTGACTTTCCCCTGAATGTGGACAGCTACATCCACCGAGTAGGCAGGACAGCCCGAGGTACCAACCAGGGAACAGCCTTATCTCTTGTGGCAAAGGCTGATGAAGACCGGTTCAAGGAGGTTGAGACCAGGCTCAGGGCCCTCATGCCTGACACTGGCCCCGTATTCAAGGACTTCAAGTTTGACATCACACAGCTGGATGGCTTTAG GTACAGATCAATTGATGCTTGGAAACGCTGCACCTCAATTGCTGTGAAGGAgacaaggaagaaggagataaggCAAGAGCTACTGAACACTTCCAAACTAAAGACATTCTTTGAAGACAACCCCAGGGATCTAGAAGTTCTGCGCCATGATGTGCCCAAGCACGGCCTGAAGCCAATG accCATTTGAAGAACGTACCGGAATACAATATCCCTGACCCTCTGCGAACTGTATCCAAAGGTGGCAAAAGGCTAAAGTTCaacaaaaacattcccaaagcaaAATTGAAAAAGATGTCAAATACACACAGAAAATTCCAG gaaaagaaaggcaaccCTCTAAAAAGTATGGAGTTTACTGGATTTAAGAAAAggaagtga